One window of Mesorhizobium loti R88b genomic DNA carries:
- a CDS encoding M23 family metallopeptidase, giving the protein MPDTEDVIAELGNEPPLIADGRSGPPDRREVSARWLSGTFLTGVTSSVLMGVALFAALDGRQQLATPPEIAELIGLASNGDSGEVAKTTRLVALRQIAKAKDRRRMEVSMVTKVGDRDVIHTMPFVQIKMALAAGHTTNRAYPPFDPMQVFGDDSDDSAAQPATASAASGQIYGAKVESEMSLKTVDFPIETASFDEKSDLSADEVEKVVREAGTDLSDGAVQVASLHYVDPQRFGEAFAESMAGAYDVKIVPENVSVSPRANADDQAPAFAEEIIPFTKDTDLTEAFADSGYTGDDATGMAEAIAKLLNAPTLKAGTVLRVGLEVHGDAAKVVRTSVYDKTTHIVTIALDDRGQYVPAQEPDPNPELLTAFDDSSAPVVVRGNLPNIYDGIYRTAYSYGMSKAMTQRLIKLLASGVDFQSRLNPSDRLEVLFSQPDGDDQTSDSSELLYVSATFGGTTRNFYRFQMQDGSTDYFDENGSSAEQFLLRNPLPNGRFTSGFGARKHPILGYVRMHTGTDWAAPIGTPIIAAGNGVVEKAGWAGGYGKQIILRHANGYETSYNHQSAFAKGIEPGVHVRQGQVIGYLGQTGLSTGPHLHYELIVNGTKVDSMRVRLPVGKVLKGDDLVAFRRERERIDDLLKQEDSDSLKVASAKIDG; this is encoded by the coding sequence ATGCCAGATACGGAAGATGTCATAGCCGAACTCGGCAATGAGCCGCCGCTTATCGCGGATGGCCGCAGTGGCCCGCCCGATCGGCGTGAGGTTTCTGCACGCTGGCTCTCGGGCACCTTCCTGACCGGTGTAACCTCGAGCGTGCTGATGGGTGTGGCGTTGTTCGCCGCCCTCGACGGGCGCCAGCAACTGGCGACCCCACCCGAGATCGCGGAACTGATCGGCCTTGCCAGCAATGGCGATTCTGGTGAGGTGGCGAAGACGACCAGGCTGGTAGCGCTGCGCCAGATCGCCAAGGCCAAGGACCGCCGCCGCATGGAAGTGTCGATGGTCACCAAGGTCGGCGACCGCGACGTCATCCACACCATGCCTTTCGTGCAGATCAAAATGGCGCTTGCCGCTGGCCATACCACCAACCGCGCCTATCCGCCCTTCGACCCGATGCAGGTGTTCGGCGATGACAGCGACGACAGTGCTGCACAGCCGGCGACGGCCTCCGCCGCCTCCGGCCAGATCTACGGTGCCAAGGTCGAAAGCGAGATGAGCCTGAAGACCGTCGATTTCCCCATCGAGACGGCTTCCTTCGACGAAAAGAGCGACCTGTCCGCCGATGAGGTGGAAAAAGTGGTGCGCGAAGCCGGCACCGACCTCAGCGACGGCGCGGTGCAGGTCGCTTCACTCCATTATGTCGATCCGCAGCGATTCGGCGAAGCCTTTGCCGAGTCGATGGCCGGGGCCTACGACGTCAAGATCGTACCGGAGAACGTCTCGGTGTCGCCACGTGCCAACGCTGACGACCAGGCGCCGGCTTTCGCCGAGGAAATCATTCCCTTCACCAAGGACACCGACCTCACCGAGGCCTTTGCCGATTCGGGCTACACCGGCGATGACGCCACTGGCATGGCCGAAGCGATCGCCAAGCTCCTGAACGCGCCGACGCTCAAGGCCGGAACCGTGTTGCGCGTTGGTCTCGAGGTGCATGGCGACGCCGCCAAGGTCGTTCGCACCAGCGTCTATGACAAGACCACGCACATCGTCACCATCGCACTCGACGATCGTGGCCAGTATGTGCCGGCGCAGGAGCCGGATCCCAATCCCGAGTTGCTGACCGCGTTCGATGATTCGTCGGCCCCCGTGGTGGTGCGCGGCAACCTGCCCAACATCTATGACGGCATCTACCGCACCGCCTATTCCTATGGCATGTCCAAGGCGATGACGCAGCGGCTGATCAAGCTGCTGGCGTCTGGGGTCGACTTCCAGTCGCGCCTCAATCCTTCCGACCGACTCGAAGTCCTGTTTTCGCAGCCCGATGGCGACGACCAGACCTCGGACAGTTCCGAGCTTCTCTACGTCTCGGCGACCTTCGGCGGCACGACACGTAACTTCTACCGCTTCCAGATGCAGGACGGCAGCACCGACTATTTCGACGAGAACGGCTCGAGCGCCGAGCAGTTCCTGTTGCGCAACCCGCTGCCCAACGGGCGATTTACCTCCGGGTTCGGTGCTCGCAAGCATCCAATCCTTGGCTATGTCCGTATGCACACTGGCACCGATTGGGCCGCTCCCATCGGCACACCGATCATCGCCGCCGGCAACGGCGTCGTTGAGAAGGCGGGTTGGGCGGGTGGCTACGGCAAGCAGATCATCCTGCGCCATGCCAACGGCTACGAGACCTCATACAATCACCAGAGCGCTTTTGCCAAAGGCATCGAGCCCGGCGTTCACGTCCGCCAGGGCCAGGTCATTGGTTATCTCGGCCAGACCGGTCTCTCCACCGGTCCGCACCTCCACTACGAGCTGATCGTCAACGGCACCAAGGTCGATTCGATGCGCGTCCGCCTGCCGGTCGGCAAGGTGCTGAAGGGCGATGATCTCGTCGCCTTCAGGCGCGAGCGCGAGCGAATCGATGACCTGCTGAAGCAGGAAGACAGCGATTCGCTGAAGGTCGCGAGCGCCAAGATCGACGGCTGA
- a CDS encoding type II toxin-antitoxin system ParD family antitoxin, whose protein sequence is MPNYALNDHYESFIRKQLESGRYNNASEVVRAGLRMLEDFEAEREKWLREEIPARLTELQQDPEKGIPAETVFSRLKVRHRAKQASVK, encoded by the coding sequence ATGCCCAATTACGCTCTGAACGACCACTATGAGAGCTTCATCCGGAAACAGCTCGAATCAGGTCGCTATAACAATGCCAGCGAGGTTGTCCGCGCCGGCCTGCGCATGCTCGAGGATTTCGAGGCGGAGCGAGAGAAATGGTTGCGCGAGGAGATCCCGGCGCGCCTGACCGAGCTTCAACAGGATCCGGAGAAAGGAATTCCCGCCGAGACGGTTTTCTCGCGGCTGAAAGTGCGTCATCGCGCGAAGCAGGCGAGCGTGAAATAG